The window TTCGAACGCGGTCGTCCGGACGCGCTCGGGGAACCCGGAGCCGTTGTCCACGACGCGCACGTCCACGACGTCCGCGCGCTCGCTAGCGGTGACGCGGACGAACGGATCCGCCACGTCGTTGTGTTCGATGGCGTTCTCCACGAGGTGGTCGAAGACCACGCGGAGCGACCCGTTCGATTCGACGTACGTGTTCGGCGGAACGTCCACCTCGATCGTCGTCTCGGGGGTCGCGTCCTGGTACGCGCCGGCGATGTCGCGGACGAGCGACCCGACGTCAACGCGAGTGGTTTCCGTGTTCTCAGAGAGCGCGTTCGAGATCGTCTGCACCGTCTCCACGAGCGACGCGACGTGGTCGCTCCGTTCGCGGATAGCACGGACGTGCGCGGCGGCCTCGTCGTCCACCTCGTCCTCAACGAGTCCAGCGCGACCGCGGATGATGGTGACCGCGTTCAGGAGGTGGTGGCGGAGCAGTCGGTTCAGGAAGACGAAGTCGTCTCGGCGCTCGTTCGCGAGCCGCGCGTTCTCCGCGGCATCCGCGGCGTGCGTGCCGATGAGCACGCCGAGCAGACACCCGACGTTCATCGCGGTGAGCACGGACACCGCAACCGAGACCGCGGAGTGAGAGGAGTCGCCGACGTGAACGTCCGTGACTGCCGCCGTAGCGGCCACAGAGACACCGACGAGGATACCCCACTCCAGCACGGACTCCGCGGACGTCTCGTCCACGTTCCGTGCGATCGCGAGCAGTCCGAGCGTCGGGACGACCAGCACCGCGAGTTTCACGCCGACGATAGCGCTCTCGACCGGTGTCTCCGCTGTCGACAGCGTCGCGTCGGCGGCGAGACCGGCGGTCACGACCGCGGCGGCGAAGAGGAGGGTCGCGAGCAGCAAGAGGGAGCCACGGCCGGTCGTAGGGCGCACGGCGGGACGTTCCACGCCGCCCGGCATAACGCTTTCCCGGAACACCCGGGCACGTCAACACAGTTAACCGTGCGCCCGTGAAACGCTATCGGTATGAGCGATGAGGGCCCGCCCATCGTACTCGTCGTGGACGACGAGCCGGACATGACGCGGCTCTACGAGGCGTGGCTCTCCGGCGAGTACGAGGTCTGGGTGGCGAACGACGGCCACGAGGCCCTCGAACGAATCGACGAGCGCGTCGACCTCGTGTTCCTCGACCGTCGAATGCCGGACTTGCTCGGGCGGGAAGTCCTCGAGCGCATCCGCGAACGCGAATACGGCTGCCGGGTCGCGATGCTCACCGCCGTCGCGCCCGACGTAGACATCATCCGCATGGGGTTCGACGACTACCTCACGAAGCCCGTCGACCGCGAGGACGTGCTCACCGCGGCCGACCGCCTGCTCTCTCTCGACCAGTACGACGACAGCATTCAGGAACTCTACGTTCTCGTGGAGAAACGCAACAGTCTCGAACGCGCCGTCTCCCGGGGAGAACTGGAGGAGAACGCCGCGTACAGCGACCTCGAGAACCGCATCGAAGACCTCGAAGAACGGCTCGACGAGACGGTACGGGAGTGGGACGATAACAACTTCCGCGCGATGTTCCGCGAGCTGTGACATCCTCCCCCTGCTACCCGATGGGGCGTCTCGCACCGCAAGCGGGGACAGTCGCCGGTCGCCGACACGGCCTGCTCTCTCGTGTGAAACACCCCGCTCTCGCGGTCGAACAAGTATACTGATGGCTGTGTCGTTCGAAAGGCGCGGAGCGCCCTTCGTGATGACGAGAGACCTCCGGTCGCTCGAACCACACAGCCGGTACGCCTATACGTAGCTCGCGAGGCTCGACTGGCGGTCCGAACTCTCCTTTTCGGGGTCAAGCTCGTGGCCGACGAGGTCGCGGAGGTCGACGGCGTAGTTCGTGGCCCCGCGTTCGAGCACGAGCACGCGGCCCCGCGTTCCGACGACGGTTCCGCGGGCGACGGTGGTCGCGACCGGCTGACTCGCGAGGTCGAGTCCGTAGTCGAACGCGAACGTCTCGATGGGGTCGAACCCCGCGAGCACCACGCCCCAGGCGTCCGCGTCCACGGCCTCGTGGAGCCCGTCGAGTTTCGCCGGGACGCGCACCCGATCCGGAATCTCGGTCGCGATGTCGGACTCGATTTCGCGGGCGAGCCGGCCGTTCGAGACTGTTTCGAGGTGTGCCGCTCGCTGTGCGCCCTGCTCGCGGAGCCGCGTGTCGAGTCGCCACTCCCGGGTGACGCCGACCTTGAACACGTCGGGCGCGAACGCCGCGAGGTATATCGCGTGATCCTCGTGGCAGTCCATCTCGTCCTTCAGGCAGTCGCCCGTGCAGCGCGCGCACACCCACGTCGAACTGTGCACGGGACAGTACGGCGCGCTCTCGTCGCTACACGCGTAATGCGCGTCGTCGTCCACCGCGCCCGCGCAGTGACGCTCTCCCAGCCCGTAGTCCAGTCGCGCCCCGGACGCGAGCGACAGCCGCGACACCTCGCCGTCGTCCGCGACGACCAGCGCCGGCCCGTCCTCGCGGACGGCCGTCCGATACCCCACGACTTGCACACGTACAGAGAAGAACGCGAGAAGTAAAGCGTCTGCTATCGCCCGAGGTCGTAGAACTCGTCGTTTGGCCGCATGTCGGCGACCGTCGCCATGCGATTACTGAGGTTGAAGACGGAGACGACGCTCGTGATGTCCCAGATTTCTTCCTGGCTGAAACCGGCGTCGCGGAGCGCTTGCACGTCCTCGTCGGTGATTTCGCCAGGGGATTCGGTGAGTTTCACGGCGAAATCGAGCATCTCGCGGTGGGCGTCCCCGAGGTCGGCGAGCCGGTGGTTGGTCGCGAGCTGGTCTGCGAGTTTCGGGGCCTTGTTGTAGATGCGGCAGAGCGCGCCGTGCGCGACGACGCAGTAGAGGCAGTCGTTCACGCCGCTCACCGTGACGACGAGCATCTCGATCTCGCCGCGTTCGAGCGTCGACTCCTCGATGAGCGCGTCGTGGTAGTCGAAAAAGGGGCGGAAGTGCGCGGGCTTGTACGCGAACGCCGGAAAGACGTTCGGCGTGAACCCCGCCTCCTCGGTTTCGGCCTCGATTCGCTCGCGAACGTCGTCGGGCAGGTCCGCCCGGTCGGGAACCGGGAAGCGGCGCATGGCATCGTCACCCATACCGGGTTTGGGACGGGGGGCCACAAGTAGCTTCGTGCATGCGGGAACCGGACTCCTAAGTCAACCGTCGCCGTAGCCGGGAGTATGACGGAGTTGAAGGGGTACGCGGATGCGCTGCGCGAGGACGTCGGGGAGACGCTTCGAGGGGTTGCAATCGCCGACCTCCGCGCGAGAGAGTTCGACGTTATCTACATGCGCGAGGACATCTGGGAGCTGTACTCGGACGAGACCCAGCAGGAGATATTCGAGGACGCGGTGTTCGAGACGATGGGGATGAACCGCAAGGAGGACTTGTTCGAACCGCTCGGCGGCCTCGAAGCGACCGTGCGCGTGTTCGAGGGCGGTATCAACGTGCTCGCGTGGGCGGACGACCACGGCGTGTTCGTCGGTCTCGGGCGGGACGAGGACGCGATTCCGGCGGCGGTTCGGACGGCGAACGAGATACGGGAGACACTCTGATGTGCGGGCGGTACGCGGTGTTCCTCGACCCGGCGAAGTTCGAGCGGTCGTTCGGCGTGGAACCGCCCGTGGGCTACGAGACGTACAACGCCGCGCCGAGTCAGTCCCTGCCGGCCGTGCGCGAGCGCGGCGAATCGAGTGACAGAGAGGCGGCGACGCCCGAGTGGGGGTTCGTGCCGTCGTGGGCGGGCGACGACTACTCGCCGAACATCAACGCCCGGGTGGAGACCGTGCGGGAGACGTCGAGTTTCGCGGAGGCGTACCGGGAGCGGCGGTGTCTCGTGCCCGCGAGCGGGTTCTACGAGTGGCGCGAGGAGTCGGGGGAGAACCGGCCGTACTACTTCGAGCGCGAGGACGGAGAGCCGTTCGCGATGGCGGGTATCTGGAGCGAGCGCGTCCCCGAGACCACGCAGACCGGCTTGGGCGCGTTCGCGGGCGGCGGGCCGAGCGACCCGGAGCCGGTGGAGACGTTCGCGGTGCTGACGCGGGCGGCGACGGGAACGGTCGCGGACTACCACCACCGCGAGTCCGTCGTGGTCGCGCCCGACGACTACGGGACGTGGCTGTCCGGCGACGACCCCCTCGACGACGTGCTCGCGGAGTCCGCGTCCTTCCGCGCGCACCGGGTGTCGTCGGCGGTGAACGACCCGGGGAACGACGCGCCCGAACTCACGCGTCCGGTGTGACGGGCGGGTCGCTCGCGCGCACCGCGTCCGCCGTCTCCACCGTCGCGTCCACGATCCGCCGCCAGTCGGGCGTGACGCGCTCGCCGTTGACGACGGTGAGCGGGACGCGGATCGACTCGCCGAGGAACGTCTCGCTGATGGCGTACCGGCCGTGGTAGGTCTCCCCCGGTTCGACGGTGCCGCCGCCGTACGCGAACCTGTCGCTCCATACGAGAAGCACGCGCGTGAGAACACAACCGCCCCGGCTCTCGTGAACGCCGGTCGGCCGCCGTCCGAGCGGCCGGGGCGCTCTCAGAGGCACAGCCAGTGTAGTGCACACCAGCACGCGTATCAGGGATACCATACGTCATGAAGCCATCTATCGGGTGTTCGCTCACGGACTGAGTATTTCGCCCCCGTACGCACCACCTTTATATCAAACGGGTGTCGACATTGACACATATCCGTGGTTCCGAGAGCAGCGGACGACACGGTCGGGCTCGTCGGATTGCTCGCACAGCGCGGCGACTACCTCGAGAGCATCGCGGACGGCGTGACGGAGAAGCGCGCGCTCGTCGACGCCCACGACGCCTCCCGCTCGACCGTCGACCGCGCCGTCCGCCAGCTCGCCGACGCGGGCCTCGTCGACCGCACGCACGGCGAGGTCGCGCTCACCACGACCGGCCGCCTCGCGCTCGACGCCTACACGACCTTCCGGAACCGCGTCACCGGTATCGACGACGCCAACGACGTGCTGGACGGAGTAGACGACGCCGACGACCTGGACGTGCGACTGTTCGAGAACGCGACCGTCGTCGAAGCCGCACACACGCCACAGAAGCCGATGGACGAAGTCGCGGACGTCATCCGGACGGCGACCGAGGTGCGGGTGCTCGCGCCGCTCGTCCTCCCGAGTCACGTCGAGATCTACCGCGACCGCGTCAACGAGAACGCGCTGGCTGCGGACGTGGTAGTCACGCAGGCCGTCCTCGACGAGCTCGTCACCAACCACCAGGACACGATAGAGACGTTCGTCGGGAGCGACGACGCCGCGCTCTCCTTCACGAACGACGACCTCCCCTACGGCCTCGTCCTCGCGTCGCTCGACGACCGCGACGTGGTACTCGTCGTCTGCGGCACCGGCCCGGTCGCGGGCGTCCTCCGAAACGATACCCCCGACGCCGTCGCGTGGGCCGCCGACCGCTTCGCGTCCGCGCGCGAGACCGCGACCCGCCTCGGCTGACCCACTGACACGCGTGTCACCTCGTTACCCGAGTGTTCGCTTACGCATAAGGCCGTGACGCCCCTCCCGTGGAGTATGTAACTCGACACGACAGAGGTGCGTACCGCATGGCAGTAGACGGCGACGCCGGACTCTTCCTCCTGCTCGGCCGCCTCCTGTTCGGCCTGACGCTCGCGTTCATGGGCCTGAACCACTTCCTCAACCTCGAACAGATGACGGGCTACGCCGAGTTCAAGGGCCTGCCCGCGCCCAGATTCATGACCGTCGCGTCCGGCGTGATGCTCCTCCTCGGCGGCCTCGGCATCGCGGCCGGCGCGTACCCCGTGCTCAGCGCGGGCGCGCTCGCCGCGTTCAACGTCGCCGCCGCGTTCACGATGCACGCGTTCTGGAGCGTGCCCGAAGACCAGCAGCAGGACGAGATGACGCAGTTCCTCAAGAACATGGTCATCACGGGCGGCGCGCTCGCGTTCCTCGCCGTCGGCGGCCAGGACTGGGCGTACGCCGTCGGCGTCTCCCTCTTCTAACCCGCCCCGCGGTTTTCGCGACTGCCGAAACGACGATATGCCCGACGCCCGCGTGTTCGGGTATGATATCGGTGGACGGCCTGACGAAACAGTACGGGAGCGTCCACGCCGTCCGCGGCATCGACCTCGACGTCGAGGCGGGCGAGGTGTTCGGATTAGTCGGGCCGAACGGCGCGGGGAAGACGTCGACGCTGAAGATGCTCGCCGGCCTCGTCGAACCCACGTCGGGGTCGGCGACCGTGAACGGCTACAACGCCCAGAACCCCGAGATGCGCCGCTCGCTCGGCTTCCTCCCCGAGGAATCCCCGCTCTACGAGGACATGACGCCGCGCGGCTACCTCCGCTTCTTCGCCGACCTCTACGACGTTGAGCGAGAGACGGCGAACGACCGCATCGAGCGCGCGCTCGACCGCCTCGATCTGGACGCCCGCGACCGCCCCGTCGGCGACTTCTCGAAGGGGATGAAGCGGAAGGTCGCCATCGCGCGCTCGCTCGTGAACGACCCGGACGTGCTCATCTACGACGAACCCGCGTCCGGCCTCGACCCCCTGACGACGAACGAGGTCGTGGAGTTCACGCGCGAACTCGCCGACCAGGGGAAGACCGTGCTGTTCAGCGCGCACGACCTCTACCACGTCGAGTCAGTCTGCGACCGGGTCGCCATCATGAACGACGGCCGCATCGCCGCCCATGGGGCGCTCGCCGAGATCCGCGCGGAGTACGGCCGCATCGAGTACCACGTCTACACGTCCGTGCCCGTCGCGGACGCCACGGAATCGGGCGATCGCTACGAGGTCACGGTGGACGGCATGGACGGCGTCGAACGCGTCAGGGAAGCGGCCGAATCCGCGGGCGGCGAGGTGCTCGACATCCGCACCCGCGAGTCGACGCTGGAGGACGTGTTCCTCGACGTGACCCGGGAGGGCCGAGCGTGACTCCGCGCCGCGCCCTCCGCATCGCGCGCTGGGAGGCGGCGAAGAGCACCGGGAACGTCGACCGCCGAACCGCCGTCCTCCTCGCCGTCGTCGTCCTCGCGCTCGCGGTGCTCGCGCCCGTGCTGGTCGCCGCCCAGCCGAGTCCCGGCGAGGGCATCTACCGGGTGGGCGTGGACGAGGACAGCCGCTACCACGCCGTCGTCGAGCGGAACCCCCAGCTTCGCGCCGTGGGCGCAGACCCCCGCGACGTGGTCGCAGGCGACGCCGAACTCAGCATCCGAGGCGGCCGGTTCTACGTCGGGGACTCCGCGAAGGCGCAGGCCGCGCTCGCCGAGCTCAGGGCGGCCGTCGTCGCCTACAACGACTACCTCATGCGTCACGAACCCGACCAGGCCGCCGCGTTCCCCGTCACCGTCACCCTCCAGTACCTCGAGCAGAACCCACCCGGCGACACGGCGGGCGACAACACGACCGACGGCGACACAGCGGGCGACAACACGACCGACGGCGACACAGCGGGCGACAGCACGACCGACGGCGCTGGCGGCAACGGTGGCGGCGCTGGCGATACCACGACCGCGTCCGGCGGCGGCGCGACGACGGCCGCGCCCGGCGGCGGCGGAACGCGTGATGGCGGCGGCGGAACGCGTGATGGCGGCGGCGGAACGCGTGATGGCGGCGGCGGAACGCGTGATGGCGGCGGCGGTGGCGTGCCCGCGGTGCCCGGCGGCGCGTTCGGCGGGACGCAGACCGGGACGCCGAGCTCGCTGAGCCCGCCGTTCCCGCTGCGCTCGCTCGTGCTCGCGTTCGCCTTCCTCCTGCCGCTGAACGTCCTGATTCAGGCGTACGGATCGAGCGTGATCAACGAGCGCATCAACCGACGAGGCGAGCCGATGCTGGTGTCGCCGGCGAGCCGTGGAGACATCGTGCTCGGGAAAACGCTCCCCTACCTCGGCGTCGCCGCGGCCATCACGGCCGTCATCGCGTTCGCCGTCGGCGGCGGTCTCGTGAGCGTGCTCGCCGTCCTCCCCCTCGCCGCGCTGTTCCTCGCCGCGACGTTCGTCGGCGCGATGCTCGCGCGCTCCTACAAAGAACTCACGTTCGTCACCGTGTTCGTCAGCGTCCCCCTGATGGCGTACGCGTTCGTCCCCGCCGTCTTCACCGAAGTCCACCCCATCGCCGCCATCAGCCCGCTCTCCCTCGTCGTCCAGGACTTGCAGGGCGCGCCGATCGGCCTCGGCGAGTTCCTGTTCGGCACGCTCCCCGTCTCGCTCGCCGCGCTCGTCTGCTTCGCGCTCGGCACCGGCATCTACCGCGAGGAGGACATGTTCACGCAGCGTCCGATTCCCGCGAAGGCGATGGACGCGCTCGCCGCGCCCCTCCGCTCCGTCTGGCGCGTGGGGCTGTGGACGGCGCTGTTCATTCCGTTCGCGTTCATCGCGGAGCTGTTCGCCGTCGCGAGCCTGTTCGTCCTCCCGGCGTCGCTCGCGCTCCCCGTCCTCTTCGCCGCCATCGCGGTCGTCGAGGAGGCCGCGAAGAGCCTGCACGTCCGCGCGGGCCTCCTCCGGTCGCGCTTCCCGACCGACCGCCGCACCGCGCTCGCGCTCGGCGTCGCGTCCGGCCTCGGGTTCTTCCTCGGGGAGAAACTCACCCTCATCACCCAACTCGTCGGCCTCCCCGACCTCGAACTCGGACAGGCCGCGTTCGGCCCGACGCTCGGCGCGAGCCCGCTCGTCCTCGCGGTCTCGCTGTTCGCGCCGCTCGCGCTCCACACCGTCACCGCGTCGCTGAGCGCGCTCGGCGCGCGCGGAACCCGGGCGAAGTACCTCGCCGGGTTCGGCCTCGCCGTGCTCGTCCACCTGGCGTACAACCTCACGGTGGTGAGCGCCGTTGCGTGACCGCCTCGTCGTCGGGCGGCGCGAACTCGCGAGCCTCCGCTCCGAGAAGACAATCGTGCTCGCGCTCGTCATCCAGTTGTTCATCGCCGCGTTCTCCTCGTTCCTCGTCGTCGGCCTGGTCAGCCTCTACAGTCCGAGCGCGAGCCAGGGCGACTACGTCGTGAACGTGGGGGTCGCCGGGAACGCGAGCGACGACCTCGCGCCCGTCGTCGCGAGCGACCGCCGGAACGCCGTCGTCTACCCGAGCGAGAGCACGGCTCTCGCGGCGTTTACCAACGCTGACGTGGACGCGCTCCTGCTCGCGACCCAGTACCCGGACGGCCACGTCAGGGTGTCCGCGTACGCCCCCGAGGGGAGCTTTCGAACCACCCTGGTCGTCGTCCAACTGAAGGACGTGCTCTCCGAGTACGAACGCCACCTCCGCGACGAACTCAGCAGTCGACTCACCCGCGAACCGCTCTCGCTCCCGCCGGAGTCGTCGGGGTCGACCTACTACGGCTTCACGTACACCATCCTCCTCCCGCTCTTGATGTTCCTGCCGGCGTTCATCAGCGGGAGCGTGGTCGCGGACACGCTCAGCGAGGAACTCGAACGCGGGACGTTCGAACTCCTCCGCGTGACGCCGCTCTCGGTGCCCGAGATCGTGGACGGAAAGAGCCTCGCGATGATCGCGCTCGCGCCGGCGCAGGCCGCGCTCTGGCTCGCGTTCCTCGGACTGAACGGCATCCGCGTCGACCACCCGCTGCCGATTCTCGTCCTCGCCACCGCGCTCGCCGCCGTCCTCGTCGGCGGCGGCGCGGCGCTCGCGCTCCGCCTCGGCGAACGCCGGGAGACCCAGCTCGTCTACTCGTTCGCCGCCATCGGCGTGTTCGCGCTCGCGTCCCTGCTCCCGGAGAGCCCGCAGAACGCCGTCGCGAAACTCGCGGTGGGGAGCGCGACCGGCCTCACGTATCAGACTATCGCGGGGTTCGTCGTCGCGGCCGTCGCGTGCTTCGCGCTCGCCCGGCGCGTGGCGGGCGGCGTGGACTGACTCACTGACCGGGGCCGGCGGTGAGGTAGACCGCGACCGCCGCGAACCCGATACCTGCTATTTTTCGGAGGGTGAGGTCGTCGCCGAGCCACACGGCAGAGACCAGGGAACTGGTGACGATGAACATCCCGAAGACGGGTACGACGATGCTCACCGGGCCGGTCGCGAGCGCCTGATAGTACGCGAGGATGCCGACCGTGAGGCAGACGCCGGCGGCGTACACGTACACGGCACGGGGATGGGTGAGGTAGGGCGTGACGGGGATGTCGACGTAGAGGACGACCGCGAGCGACCCGGCGACGAGCACGGCGTTCGCGAGGAGCGCGGCGACCGTCGAGGGGATGTCGACCGTCGCGACCTTCATCAGGGGCGCGACCATCGTGTACCCGATCAGGGCGACGACCGCCCACTTCAGATAGGCTTCCATAGAGGCAGAAACACGAGTGCGCGAAAGGGCGTGTCGGTTCGGAACCGTCGAGTGCCCGCGCGCACAACACCCGGGCGTGCAGCCCGGAACGTACACGCTCGTCGTCTCGCTCGACGAGTCGGTCGCCGTGACGTTCGGCGCGGCCGGCGAGCGCGACCTCGACCGCGGATTCTACGCCTACACGGGGAGCGCGTTCGGGTCGGGCGGCCTCTCGCGCGTCGACCGCCACCGTGAACTCGACAGGGGAG is drawn from Salarchaeum sp. JOR-1 and contains these coding sequences:
- a CDS encoding HAMP domain-containing sensor histidine kinase, producing the protein MRPTTGRGSLLLLATLLFAAAVVTAGLAADATLSTAETPVESAIVGVKLAVLVVPTLGLLAIARNVDETSAESVLEWGILVGVSVAATAAVTDVHVGDSSHSAVSVAVSVLTAMNVGCLLGVLIGTHAADAAENARLANERRDDFVFLNRLLRHHLLNAVTIIRGRAGLVEDEVDDEAAAHVRAIRERSDHVASLVETVQTISNALSENTETTRVDVGSLVRDIAGAYQDATPETTIEVDVPPNTYVESNGSLRVVFDHLVENAIEHNDVADPFVRVTASERADVVDVRVVDNGSGFPERVRTTAFEPGDAGDSAIGLYAVGVIVDDCGGSVDIAEAADRTEVVVTLPKATPST
- a CDS encoding response regulator, with protein sequence MSDEGPPIVLVVDDEPDMTRLYEAWLSGEYEVWVANDGHEALERIDERVDLVFLDRRMPDLLGREVLERIREREYGCRVAMLTAVAPDVDIIRMGFDDYLTKPVDREDVLTAADRLLSLDQYDDSIQELYVLVEKRNSLERAVSRGELEENAAYSDLENRIEDLEERLDETVREWDDNNFRAMFREL
- a CDS encoding DUF2797 domain-containing protein; its protein translation is MQVVGYRTAVREDGPALVVADDGEVSRLSLASGARLDYGLGERHCAGAVDDDAHYACSDESAPYCPVHSSTWVCARCTGDCLKDEMDCHEDHAIYLAAFAPDVFKVGVTREWRLDTRLREQGAQRAAHLETVSNGRLAREIESDIATEIPDRVRVPAKLDGLHEAVDADAWGVVLAGFDPIETFAFDYGLDLASQPVATTVARGTVVGTRGRVLVLERGATNYAVDLRDLVGHELDPEKESSDRQSSLASYV
- a CDS encoding peroxidase-related enzyme (This protein belongs to a clade of uncharacterized proteins related to peroxidases such as the alkylhydroperoxidase AhpD.) — encoded protein: MGDDAMRRFPVPDRADLPDDVRERIEAETEEAGFTPNVFPAFAYKPAHFRPFFDYHDALIEESTLERGEIEMLVVTVSGVNDCLYCVVAHGALCRIYNKAPKLADQLATNHRLADLGDAHREMLDFAVKLTESPGEITDEDVQALRDAGFSQEEIWDITSVVSVFNLSNRMATVADMRPNDEFYDLGR
- a CDS encoding SOS response-associated peptidase, whose translation is MCGRYAVFLDPAKFERSFGVEPPVGYETYNAAPSQSLPAVRERGESSDREAATPEWGFVPSWAGDDYSPNINARVETVRETSSFAEAYRERRCLVPASGFYEWREESGENRPYYFEREDGEPFAMAGIWSERVPETTQTGLGAFAGGGPSDPEPVETFAVLTRAATGTVADYHHRESVVVAPDDYGTWLSGDDPLDDVLAESASFRAHRVSSAVNDPGNDAPELTRPV
- a CDS encoding winged helix-turn-helix domain-containing protein — encoded protein: MVPRAADDTVGLVGLLAQRGDYLESIADGVTEKRALVDAHDASRSTVDRAVRQLADAGLVDRTHGEVALTTTGRLALDAYTTFRNRVTGIDDANDVLDGVDDADDLDVRLFENATVVEAAHTPQKPMDEVADVIRTATEVRVLAPLVLPSHVEIYRDRVNENALAADVVVTQAVLDELVTNHQDTIETFVGSDDAALSFTNDDLPYGLVLASLDDRDVVLVVCGTGPVAGVLRNDTPDAVAWAADRFASARETATRLG
- a CDS encoding DoxX family membrane protein, translated to MAVDGDAGLFLLLGRLLFGLTLAFMGLNHFLNLEQMTGYAEFKGLPAPRFMTVASGVMLLLGGLGIAAGAYPVLSAGALAAFNVAAAFTMHAFWSVPEDQQQDEMTQFLKNMVITGGALAFLAVGGQDWAYAVGVSLF
- a CDS encoding ABC transporter ATP-binding protein, with amino-acid sequence MISVDGLTKQYGSVHAVRGIDLDVEAGEVFGLVGPNGAGKTSTLKMLAGLVEPTSGSATVNGYNAQNPEMRRSLGFLPEESPLYEDMTPRGYLRFFADLYDVERETANDRIERALDRLDLDARDRPVGDFSKGMKRKVAIARSLVNDPDVLIYDEPASGLDPLTTNEVVEFTRELADQGKTVLFSAHDLYHVESVCDRVAIMNDGRIAAHGALAEIRAEYGRIEYHVYTSVPVADATESGDRYEVTVDGMDGVERVREAAESAGGEVLDIRTRESTLEDVFLDVTREGRA
- a CDS encoding ABC transporter permease subunit is translated as MTPRRALRIARWEAAKSTGNVDRRTAVLLAVVVLALAVLAPVLVAAQPSPGEGIYRVGVDEDSRYHAVVERNPQLRAVGADPRDVVAGDAELSIRGGRFYVGDSAKAQAALAELRAAVVAYNDYLMRHEPDQAAAFPVTVTLQYLEQNPPGDTAGDNTTDGDTAGDNTTDGDTAGDSTTDGAGGNGGGAGDTTTASGGGATTAAPGGGGTRDGGGGTRDGGGGTRDGGGGTRDGGGGGVPAVPGGAFGGTQTGTPSSLSPPFPLRSLVLAFAFLLPLNVLIQAYGSSVINERINRRGEPMLVSPASRGDIVLGKTLPYLGVAAAITAVIAFAVGGGLVSVLAVLPLAALFLAATFVGAMLARSYKELTFVTVFVSVPLMAYAFVPAVFTEVHPIAAISPLSLVVQDLQGAPIGLGEFLFGTLPVSLAALVCFALGTGIYREEDMFTQRPIPAKAMDALAAPLRSVWRVGLWTALFIPFAFIAELFAVASLFVLPASLALPVLFAAIAVVEEAAKSLHVRAGLLRSRFPTDRRTALALGVASGLGFFLGEKLTLITQLVGLPDLELGQAAFGPTLGASPLVLAVSLFAPLALHTVTASLSALGARGTRAKYLAGFGLAVLVHLAYNLTVVSAVA
- a CDS encoding ABC transporter permease; its protein translation is MRDRLVVGRRELASLRSEKTIVLALVIQLFIAAFSSFLVVGLVSLYSPSASQGDYVVNVGVAGNASDDLAPVVASDRRNAVVYPSESTALAAFTNADVDALLLATQYPDGHVRVSAYAPEGSFRTTLVVVQLKDVLSEYERHLRDELSSRLTREPLSLPPESSGSTYYGFTYTILLPLLMFLPAFISGSVVADTLSEELERGTFELLRVTPLSVPEIVDGKSLAMIALAPAQAALWLAFLGLNGIRVDHPLPILVLATALAAVLVGGGAALALRLGERRETQLVYSFAAIGVFALASLLPESPQNAVAKLAVGSATGLTYQTIAGFVVAAVACFALARRVAGGVD
- a CDS encoding EamA family transporter; translated protein: MEAYLKWAVVALIGYTMVAPLMKVATVDIPSTVAALLANAVLVAGSLAVVLYVDIPVTPYLTHPRAVYVYAAGVCLTVGILAYYQALATGPVSIVVPVFGMFIVTSSLVSAVWLGDDLTLRKIAGIGFAAVAVYLTAGPGQ